ATGTCCTCCACACCGGTGCACAGCTCCCTGACCGTGCAGGCCCCTCCTGCCGCCGTCTTCGCGATCCTGGCCGACCCGCGCCAGCACCCGCGGATCGACGGCTCCGGCACCGTGCAGGGCACCGTCTCGGGGCCCGAGCGGCTCACGCTCGGCTCGGAGTTCGGCATGTCGATGAAGCAGGGTGCGCCCTACAAGATCAAGAACACCGTCGTCGAGTACGACGAGGACCGGCTGATCGCCTGGCGCCACAAGGGTCTGCACCGGTGGCGCTACGAGCTCGAGCCGGCCGGCGAGGGCGCCACCCGGGTCACCGAGACCTGGGACATCACCCGCTACCCGGCGCCGGTGCGTGCGGTCTTCCGCGCCCTGTTCGCCAAGCGCACCCAGGCCGCGATCGAGGCGACGCTGCCCAAGCTGGCCGCCGCGGCCGAGGCCGATGCGGGGGTGCGCTGATGTCGATCCGCCAGGGCACCGAGGTCCGCTGGTCGTGGGGCAACGGCTCGGCGACCGGCAAGGTCACCGAGGTCCACCACGACGACGTCTCGCGCACCACCAAGGGCGAGGAGATCACCCGCCACGGCAGCAACGACGACCCGGCGTACGTCATCGAGCAGGAGGACGGCACCGTCGTGCTCAAGCTGCGCAGCGAGGTCGAGCGGGCCGACTAGGCCCAGCCCCTCTCGAGCACGCGTGCGGCGTGCTCGAGCGGCCACGGGTCCTGAGTGTCGATCATCCGGGTGATCGCGCCGGTCACGAGCGCGAGCGCCGCGTCAGTCAGGTCGTCGTCGGCCAGCGAGTCGTCGAGCCCGGCGCCCCTCCACTCACGGACCTGCTCGACCACCCGGCGCTCGCCCTCCAGGGCCAGACCGAGCCCGGGCCGCAGCGCCAGGTCCCCCCGCGCCAGCTCGCGCCAGGCCGCCCACTGCCGTTCGTGGGAGAGGTCCCGGGCGTCGGCGGGGAGCAGCACACCCTCCCCGTTCGTCGATCGGTCGACCAACCTCGCGCCGCGTTCTTCAACCGATCGACGAATCGAGAAGGTGGGGGTGGTGCGGACCGCCCCCGTCAGAGGCGGTCGCGGTCGTGCGGGGTGTTCCAGAGCGACTCGTCGGGCCCCTTGGGCACCACGCCGGTGGGGTTGATGTCGCTGTGCACGACGTAGTAGTGCGCCTTGATCTGGTCGAAGTCGATCGTGTCGCCGAACTCCGGGATCGAGTAGAGGTCGCGGGCGTAGCCCCACAGGTTCGGCATCTCGGTCAGCTTGTTGCGGTTGCACTTGAAGTGCCCGTGGTAGACCGCGTCGAAGCGCACCAGGGTGGTGAAGAGCCGCACGTCGGCCTCGGTGACCGTCTCCCCCATCAGGTAGCGGCGGGTCGCGAGCCGCTCCTCGAGCCAGTCGAGAGCCTCGAACAGCCGGTCGTAGGCCGCCTCGTAGGACTCCTGGTCACCGGCGAAGCCGCAGCGGTAGACGCCGTTGTTGACCTCGGTGAAGACCCGCTGCATGACCTCCTCCATCTCCTCGCGGCGATCGGCCGGCCAGAGGTCGGGGGCGTCGGGGCGGTGGTGCTCGCGCCACTCGAAGAACAGGTCGTGGGTGATCCACGGGAAGTCGTTGGTGACCAGCTTGCCGGACTCGACCTCGACCATCGCCGGGACCGTGATCCCACGCGGGTAGTCGGGGAAGCGCGCGAAGTACGCCTCCTGCAGCCGCTCGATGCCCAGCACCGGGTCCTTGCCCCCGGGGTCGAGGTCGAAGGTCCACGACCGCTTGTCGTGGGTCGGGCCGGGCGTGCCCAGCGAGATCACGTCCTCGAGCCCGAGGAGACCCCGCACGATGATCGAGCGGTTGGCCCACGGGCACGCCTTCGCCGCCACCAGGCGGTAGCGGCCCGGTTCGACCGGCCACAACTCGCCCTCGTCGGGACCGTGCTCGGGACGCCGGGCGCCTCGGGTGATCCGGTCGGGCACGTAGTTCATGTCCCGGTCGAAGCCGCCGGCCTCGACGTACGTCGGCTTCAGGTCCTCAGTCATCCCACCAGGTTAGGTGAAGGATCAACCATTGGGCTCACCCGCGGTCGAACGCCCGCGCGACCTCGAGGAGGCGGTCGTTGGCCTCGACCTCACCGATGGAGACCCGGCAGCCCTCGCCGGCGAAGGGCCGCACCACGATGCCGGCCTCGTCGCAGGCGGCCGCGAACGCGGCGGTGCGCTCCCCGAGGGCGAACCAGACGAAGTTGCCCTGCGCGTCGGGCACGTCCCACCCCGCGGCCCGCAGGCCCGACTCGACCCGGTCGCGCTCCGTGACCAGCGCGTCCACCCGCTCCATCAGCGCCTCGCTCGCCTCCAGCGAGGCCAGCGCGGCGGCCTGGGCGACCGAGGAGACGCCGAAGGGCAGCGAGACCGCGCGCAGCGCGCCGGCGACCTCGGCGTGCGCGACGGCGTACCCGACGCGGAAGCCGGCGAGCCCGTAGGCCTTGGAGAAGGTGCGGAAGAGCACCACGTTGGGGTGCGCGCGGTAGGTGGCGAGGCCGTCGACGGCGTCGTCCATCCGCACGAACTCCAGGTAGGCCTCGTCGACGACGGCCACCACGTGCGCGGGCACCCGGGCCAGGAACGCGTCGAGCTCGGCCTGGGTGACCGCCGGCCCGGTGGGGTTGTTGGGGGTGCAGACCATCACCACGCGGGTGCGCTCGGTGATCGAGTCGGCCATCGCGTCGAGGTCGTGGTGGCCGTCGGCGCGCAGCGGCACCTGCACCGACCGGGCGCCCGCGGCCGTGACCGCGATCGGGTAGGCCTCGAAGGAGCGCCAGGCGTAGACGACCTCGTCGCCCGGCTCGCAGAAGGCCTGCAGCAGCTGGTAGATCAGCGCCACCGAGCCGGTCGCCGCCGCCAGGTCCTCGACGGGCACCCCGAGCCGCTGCGCCAGGGCCTCGTAGAGCGCCCGGCTGCCCATGTCGGGGTAGCGGTTCATCGACTCCACCGCCCGGGTGGCGGCCTCCACCACGCCGGGCAGCGGCGGGTAGGGGTTCTCGTTGCTGGAGAGCTTGTACGTCGCCAGGCCGGGCCGCGGGGTGGGCGGCTTGCCGGGGACGTAGGCCGGGATGTCGCCGATGTGCGAGCGCGGCCGGGGCGTCGAGGGGGTGCTCATGGGCGCCACCCTAGTCAGCGCCCACCCCGCGGGTGGCGGGCCCGCCACGGGCGCAGCACCACCACCAGCACCAGCCCGACGGCCACCCCCAGCGCCGCCCCGGTCACGTTGTCGACGACGTCCGTGACGTCGCAGGCCCGGTCGATGCGGGCCAGCTCGAGCTGGGTCCACTCGATGCCCACCGAGTACGCCGCGAGCGCGGCCAGCCCCAGCGGCACCGTGACCCACCCCGAGCGCCAGCGCGCAGCCACCACGACCAGCAGGGCGCCCGACGGCACGAAGACGAGCACGTTGAGCAGCCGCTGGCCACCGGAGAGGATCCAGAACCCGTCGGGGGCCGGGCCACCGAGGTCGAAGGAGCACACCCCGAGCCGCTCGTCGGCGTACACGACACCGGGGTCGGCCTGGGCCGGGAGCAGCGTGAGCAGCCCGATCACCACCAGCGACCAGAGCAGGCCGGCGAAGGCCCAGGCCCACACGACACCGGTGCGCCGCTGCAGCAGCAGCGCGAGACCGGCGAGCAGCAGGCCCGAGGCAGCGGTGCCCGCCAGCATGACCTCCACCCCACCGACCGGCACCACGCCCGAAGCCTACGGAAACGGCCGCTCCCGCCCGACCCGGCACCCGGGTTCCTGACACACTCGGACACGTGCGCTTCGTGACCTGGCTCCTGACCAACGCCATCGCCCTCGCGGCGGCCGCCTGGCTGCTCGACGGCATCCGCTTCACCCCCCGCGACGCCGAGCTGGCCGACAAGGCCCTGGCGCTGCTGGTGGTCGCGGCGATCCTCGGCACCGTCACCGCGGTGCTCAAGCCGGTCCTCAAGCTGCTCGCGCTGCCGCTGATCATCCTGACCCTGGGGCTGTTCCTGCTGGTCATCAATGCCGCGATGCTGCTGCTCACCGACGAGATCGCCGCGCTGCTCGACATCGGCTTCAAGGTCACCGGCTTCTGGCCCGCCGTGGGCGGGGCGATCGTGATCACCGTCGTGACCTGGGCCGTCGACAACGTGATCGGCTCCGAGCGGTGAGCCCCGCGCCGGCCGCGCTGCCCCCGCCGCGCCAGCCCGGGCGCTACGCCGTCGCCCTGGTCTGCCTGGGCAACATCTGCCGCTCGCCGATGGCCGACGTGGTGCTGACCCGCCGCGTCGACGAGGCCGGGCTCACCCCGGTGGTCTCGGTCGCCAGCGCCGGCACCGCCGGGTGGCACACCGGCAAGCCGATGGACAGCAGGGCCGCCGCCACGCTGCTGGCCGCCGGCCACGACCCCAGCGCCCACCGGGCGCGCCAGGTCGACCCGGGCTGGCTGGAGCAGCACGACCTGGTGCTGGCGATGGACGAGCAGAACCTCGCCGACCTCGGCGGCCCCGCCGAGCGCCGTCGGCTCTACCGCGAACTCGACCCCGTCGGCACCGGTGGCGAGGTGCCCGACCCCTACTACGGTGGGGACCAGGGATTCGAGGAGGTGCTGGCGATGGTCGAGCGCACGAGCGCCGCGATCGTCTCCGCTCTGCAGCAGGAGCCGGCCCTGCAGCACCACCCGGACACGCAGCGGTCGACGGGGCCCGCGTGACCCGCCAGCCCGCGCTCGCCCGCCGCGCCGAGGAGCTGCTCGGCTCCGCGGTGGTGGCCACCGCCCCGGTCGCCGGCGGCGACGTGGCCCGCGCGACCAAGCTGCGCCTCTCCGACGGCACCACGGCGCTGATGAAGACGCTGTCGCAGGCGCCGGCCGGCTTCTTCGAGGCGGAGGCCCGGGGGCTGGGGTGGCTGGCCGAGGCCGAGGGCGGCGTGCAGGTGCCGGCGCTGCTGGCCAGCGCACCGGACTGCGTGATCCTGCGCTGGATCGAGCCCGGCCGGGTCACTGCCGACGCCGCCGCCGACCTCGGGCGCGCCCTGGCCCGCACCCACGCGGCCGGCGCACCGTCGTACGGCGCGCAGCGCGACGGCTTCATCGCCCGCCTGCCGCTGCCCCAGCGCCCCACCGACACCTGGGCGGAGTTCTACGCGGTGCGCCGGGTCCTGCCCTACCTCAAGCTGGCCCGCGACCGGGGCGCCGTCACCGACAGCCACGTCGCCACCGTCGAGCGCCTCGTGGGCCGCCTGACCGCGCTGCTGCCCGAGGAGCCGCCCGCCCGGCTGCACGGCGACCTGTGGAACGGCAACGTGCTCTG
The Nocardioides marinisabuli genome window above contains:
- a CDS encoding DUF2945 domain-containing protein, translated to MSIRQGTEVRWSWGNGSATGKVTEVHHDDVSRTTKGEEITRHGSNDDPAYVIEQEDGTVVLKLRSEVERAD
- a CDS encoding phage holin family protein; its protein translation is MRFVTWLLTNAIALAAAAWLLDGIRFTPRDAELADKALALLVVAAILGTVTAVLKPVLKLLALPLIILTLGLFLLVINAAMLLLTDEIAALLDIGFKVTGFWPAVGGAIVITVVTWAVDNVIGSER
- a CDS encoding glutathione S-transferase family protein; translation: MTEDLKPTYVEAGGFDRDMNYVPDRITRGARRPEHGPDEGELWPVEPGRYRLVAAKACPWANRSIIVRGLLGLEDVISLGTPGPTHDKRSWTFDLDPGGKDPVLGIERLQEAYFARFPDYPRGITVPAMVEVESGKLVTNDFPWITHDLFFEWREHHRPDAPDLWPADRREEMEEVMQRVFTEVNNGVYRCGFAGDQESYEAAYDRLFEALDWLEERLATRRYLMGETVTEADVRLFTTLVRFDAVYHGHFKCNRNKLTEMPNLWGYARDLYSIPEFGDTIDFDQIKAHYYVVHSDINPTGVVPKGPDESLWNTPHDRDRL
- the hisC gene encoding histidinol-phosphate transaminase, whose translation is MSTPSTPRPRSHIGDIPAYVPGKPPTPRPGLATYKLSSNENPYPPLPGVVEAATRAVESMNRYPDMGSRALYEALAQRLGVPVEDLAAATGSVALIYQLLQAFCEPGDEVVYAWRSFEAYPIAVTAAGARSVQVPLRADGHHDLDAMADSITERTRVVMVCTPNNPTGPAVTQAELDAFLARVPAHVVAVVDEAYLEFVRMDDAVDGLATYRAHPNVVLFRTFSKAYGLAGFRVGYAVAHAEVAGALRAVSLPFGVSSVAQAAALASLEASEALMERVDALVTERDRVESGLRAAGWDVPDAQGNFVWFALGERTAAFAAACDEAGIVVRPFAGEGCRVSIGEVEANDRLLEVARAFDRG
- a CDS encoding low molecular weight protein-tyrosine-phosphatase; this encodes MSPAPAALPPPRQPGRYAVALVCLGNICRSPMADVVLTRRVDEAGLTPVVSVASAGTAGWHTGKPMDSRAAATLLAAGHDPSAHRARQVDPGWLEQHDLVLAMDEQNLADLGGPAERRRLYRELDPVGTGGEVPDPYYGGDQGFEEVLAMVERTSAAIVSALQQEPALQHHPDTQRSTGPA
- a CDS encoding VanZ family protein produces the protein MVPVGGVEVMLAGTAASGLLLAGLALLLQRRTGVVWAWAFAGLLWSLVVIGLLTLLPAQADPGVVYADERLGVCSFDLGGPAPDGFWILSGGQRLLNVLVFVPSGALLVVVAARWRSGWVTVPLGLAALAAYSVGIEWTQLELARIDRACDVTDVVDNVTGAALGVAVGLVLVVVLRPWRARHPRGGR
- a CDS encoding SRPBCC family protein, translating into MSSTPVHSSLTVQAPPAAVFAILADPRQHPRIDGSGTVQGTVSGPERLTLGSEFGMSMKQGAPYKIKNTVVEYDEDRLIAWRHKGLHRWRYELEPAGEGATRVTETWDITRYPAPVRAVFRALFAKRTQAAIEATLPKLAAAAEADAGVR
- a CDS encoding fructosamine kinase family protein, which codes for MTRQPALARRAEELLGSAVVATAPVAGGDVARATKLRLSDGTTALMKTLSQAPAGFFEAEARGLGWLAEAEGGVQVPALLASAPDCVILRWIEPGRVTADAAADLGRALARTHAAGAPSYGAQRDGFIARLPLPQRPTDTWAEFYAVRRVLPYLKLARDRGAVTDSHVATVERLVGRLTALLPEEPPARLHGDLWNGNVLWGTDTTSGAAPGAPASPWVVDPAAYGGHREVDLAMLALFGLPHLPVVLAAYQETHPLAEGWEDRVALHQVFPLLVHACLMGGGYGARAADVASRYL